Sequence from the Streptomyces sp. R33 genome:
CGCCACGGAAGCCATCCATCTGGTGGGCTGCAAGAGTCCACTCCGATCGTGTGGGGGGTGCGGCTGGGTGTTGGCGCCGAGTATGGGCGTGGACATGGCGAGATTGGGACATCTCTGCGCGCATAAGACCCGCGTTATGGTGCCGTGGGGTCACGCTGCGTAAGCTGCCGGAATGCAGCTGGAGTTGAGGCATCTGCAAGCCGTGTGCCAGATAGCGGAGTCCGGCAGTCTGGGCGGCGCGGCCCGCCGGCTGGGGGTCTCCCAGCCCGCGCTCTCCGCGCAGTTGCGCAGGATCGAACGGGTCACGGGCGGCGAGCTCTTCGTTCGCGGTAGGCACGGCGTGGAACCCACTCCGCTGGGCCAGTTCGTCCTGGCCAAGGCGCGCCGCGTGCTCACCGAGATGGAAACCCTCGGTGCCGAGACCCGCGCCATGGCGACCGACGCCCCGCTGCGGCTCGGCTGCATCCTGCTCGTCCTGATCGACGGCCTGCTCACGCGGACGGACCTGACCCTGTCCGGGCGGGAGATCACCGTGGACGTGGAGCACTCGGTGACCGCGCTCGTACGGATGCTCGGCGCGGGCCGGTACGACGTCATCGTCTACGGCGAGGTGAACGACCACGAGGTCGCGCTGCCCCAGGGGGTCCTGGCCCGGACCCTGGTGCCCAAGGAGCCGTTCTGCATCCGGATGTCGACCCGGCACCCCCTGGCGGGGCGCGAGGTCCTGGACCTCGCCGAACTGGCCGACGAGCAGTGGATGACCCTGGTGGAGGACGACGACGGCGGCCCCGAAGCCCTGGTCGAGGCCTGCGCGAAGGCCGGCTTCGTCCCGTCCCTGCGCTACCGGATCACCGACCGCAAGATGCGCCACGACCTGGTGGCGGCGGGCCGGGCCATCTCCCTCACCCAGCCCACGGCCCCCGCGGTGGAGGGCACCGTGATGCGCCCGTTGCTCGGCACCCCGATCACGGGCCGCATCCGCCTCGCATGGAACCGCTCGTCGGTCTCCGCCGGACAGGCGGACACCCTCTACCGCGCGGCGGCCGGCGCGTACCTGGCCAACGTGGACAACAACCCCTTCCACCGCACCTGGTGGAACGCCCACCCGGAGTCCCACCCGGTCCTCGGGTGAGGGTCGGGGCCCGTTGCGGCCGGTGCCCTCAGACGGGGGCGCCGGCGGCGTGCGGGCGGAGCCGCTCGGCGTGGACCAGTCCCGCGACGTGGTCGGTGACCATGTCGAGGATCTCCGCCGCCGCGGCGGCGTCGCCGAGCACGAGGAAGTTCAGGGTCAGCCCGTCCGTCATCGCCGCCAGATAGCGGGCCAGTACGGGGACGGGGACGCGGAGTTCGAACTCCATGCCGAGCCGGACCTGCTCGATGAGCTCGGCGTACGTCGCGCAGTACAGCTCGTACTGGCGCCGGGCCAGATGCTCGAACCCCGGCTCGCGCAGGGCGTACTGCGTGAGCTCGTACGTCAGCATGTGCTCGGCGGGATGGGCGCAGACGTGGTCCCAGTACGCCTGGAAGCCGGCCCGGACGGTCTCCCGGAGGGTGGTGCGGGGCCGGATGGCCTCCTTCACCACCGTCAGGTAGTGCTCGGTGATCGTCTCGATGACGGATTCGAGCAGCGCCTGCTTGGAGTCGAAGCAGTAGTGGAAGACGCTCAGCGACACGCCCGCCTCGGCGGCGATGGAGCGGGTCGTCGTCCTGGGGACGCCGTCGCGGGTCATCGCGCGGATCGCGGCCTCGGTCAGCTGCCGGCGCCGCTGCGCCAACGGCATCCGTGCCATGCGGATTCTGTTCCCTTCGTTCGCGTACTGCGGCGGACGGCCGGGGCCGGCCGGATCGCAGGATCCGATCCGACCGGCCCCGGCCGCCGCCCCGGCGCGCCGTCAGCTGCTGTAGACGCCGACCTCGTGCAGGGAGTACCCCCACTGCGTACCGCGCCCCGTCCCGTGGACGCGGACGTAGCGGGCGGAAACGCCGGCGAACTGCGCCGTGTCCAGGCCGCCGTCACCGGAGGCCGTGGACCACACCGTCTGCCAGTTCACGTCGTCCGTGGAGACCTCGATCCGGTACGACTTCCCGTACGCGCGCTCCCAGTCGAGGGTGACGCGCTTGACGAGGCCGGGGGACCCGAGGTCGATCCGGAGCCACTGGTCGTCGTTCCAGTCGCTCGCCCAGCGGGTGCTCGTATTGCCGTCCACGGCCCGGCCGGGCGCGTAGCTGACGAACGGGTTCCACTCGGCGGAGCTGGCCGAGGAGGGCGCGCCCGCGGCGAGGTTCACCCCGGCCTTGTGCTGCTCGGACGCCCCCCAGGTGCGCAGGTAGGACTCGGCGCCCTTGAAGAGGTCGTCCACGACCCCCTGGCCGCCGACGAGCCGGATGTCCT
This genomic interval carries:
- a CDS encoding TetR/AcrR family transcriptional regulator produces the protein MARMPLAQRRRQLTEAAIRAMTRDGVPRTTTRSIAAEAGVSLSVFHYCFDSKQALLESVIETITEHYLTVVKEAIRPRTTLRETVRAGFQAYWDHVCAHPAEHMLTYELTQYALREPGFEHLARRQYELYCATYAELIEQVRLGMEFELRVPVPVLARYLAAMTDGLTLNFLVLGDAAAAAEILDMVTDHVAGLVHAERLRPHAAGAPV
- a CDS encoding LysR family transcriptional regulator, yielding MQLELRHLQAVCQIAESGSLGGAARRLGVSQPALSAQLRRIERVTGGELFVRGRHGVEPTPLGQFVLAKARRVLTEMETLGAETRAMATDAPLRLGCILLVLIDGLLTRTDLTLSGREITVDVEHSVTALVRMLGAGRYDVIVYGEVNDHEVALPQGVLARTLVPKEPFCIRMSTRHPLAGREVLDLAELADEQWMTLVEDDDGGPEALVEACAKAGFVPSLRYRITDRKMRHDLVAAGRAISLTQPTAPAVEGTVMRPLLGTPITGRIRLAWNRSSVSAGQADTLYRAAAGAYLANVDNNPFHRTWWNAHPESHPVLG